A stretch of Desulfobacter hydrogenophilus DNA encodes these proteins:
- a CDS encoding zinc ribbon domain-containing protein YjdM, whose product MSAQENICPKCNSPYAYPDGMLWICPECSHEWTPDQASDTPTEDAPQFRDANGNPLQDGDTVTTIKDLKAGKDTMKLGTKVKNIKLLDEPVNGHDISCKIPGFGAMYLKCSVVKKA is encoded by the coding sequence ATGTCAGCTCAAGAAAATATCTGTCCCAAATGTAATTCACCTTATGCCTATCCCGATGGCATGTTGTGGATATGCCCTGAATGCTCCCATGAATGGACACCTGATCAGGCGTCTGATACACCCACGGAAGATGCACCACAATTCCGCGATGCCAATGGCAACCCTTTGCAGGATGGCGATACGGTTACCACCATCAAAGATCTTAAGGCCGGAAAAGACACAATGAAATTAGGCACCAAGGTTAAAAATATCAAACTTCTTGATGAGCCTGTAAATGGCCATGATATTTCCTGTAAGATCCCAGGGTTTGGCGCCATGTACCTTAAATGTTCCGTTGTTAAAAAGGCGTAA
- a CDS encoding ribonuclease H-like domain-containing protein, which yields METTGLKLYGFEITTIALYDGKNIRYYIQGQNLEEFIEDIQNYNVIVTYNGKTFDVPFIEDQFGIQLNQAHIDLRYVLKSLGYSGGLKRCEKALGLDRGDLDGVDGYFAVFLWYDYQQNKNKKALETLLAYNIEDVVNLESLMVMAYNMKIKDTPFNGTHELPLPKMPEIPFKPDLQTIDRIKTTMAGFI from the coding sequence ATAGAGACAACAGGTCTTAAGCTGTATGGTTTTGAGATTACAACAATTGCACTCTATGACGGGAAAAATATCAGATATTATATACAGGGGCAAAATCTTGAAGAATTCATAGAAGACATTCAAAATTACAATGTCATAGTTACGTACAACGGTAAAACGTTTGATGTGCCGTTTATCGAAGATCAATTCGGAATTCAACTGAATCAAGCCCACATAGATTTGAGGTATGTTCTAAAAAGTTTAGGATATTCCGGTGGTTTGAAACGCTGTGAAAAGGCTCTGGGATTAGACCGTGGTGATCTGGATGGGGTTGATGGTTATTTTGCTGTTTTCTTATGGTATGATTATCAGCAGAACAAAAATAAGAAGGCTTTAGAAACCCTTTTGGCCTATAATATTGAGGATGTCGTTAACCTGGAATCGTTGATGGTGATGGCATACAATATGAAAATAAAGGACACGCCTTTCAACGGGACCCATGAGTTGCCCCTGCCGAAGATGCCGGAAATACCATTTAAGCCGGATCTTCAAACAATAGACAGGATTAAAACCACTATGGCCGGGTTCATATAA
- the rplU gene encoding 50S ribosomal protein L21 — MYAVIRTGGKQYKVHEDQVLKVEKLEGSEGSKIEFNDILLYSDGETVTLGAPQIESASVKALIVEQGRSKKQLVFKYKRRKGYRRMRGHRQHYTEIRIDSISA; from the coding sequence ATGTATGCAGTAATCAGAACCGGGGGCAAACAATACAAGGTCCACGAAGATCAGGTTTTGAAAGTTGAAAAACTTGAGGGTAGCGAAGGATCAAAAATCGAATTTAACGATATCCTTTTATACTCCGATGGTGAGACCGTAACCTTAGGTGCGCCCCAGATTGAGAGTGCAAGCGTCAAAGCGTTGATCGTGGAACAGGGCCGGAGCAAAAAACAGCTTGTATTTAAATACAAGCGACGCAAAGGCTACCGGAGAATGAGGGGCCATAGACAGCATTACACTGAAATCAGAATTGATTCCATTTCAGCTTAA
- the rpmA gene encoding 50S ribosomal protein L27: MSHKKAAGSSKNGRDSNAQRRGVKKFGGEQVVAGNIIIRQCGTRIHPGNNVGMGKDFTLFAKIDGVVTFERKGRDRKKVSVYDA, encoded by the coding sequence ATGTCACATAAAAAAGCAGCAGGCAGTTCAAAAAACGGTCGTGATTCAAACGCCCAACGGCGGGGCGTAAAAAAATTCGGCGGAGAGCAAGTCGTCGCCGGTAATATTATTATCAGGCAGTGTGGCACCAGAATTCATCCCGGCAACAATGTCGGTATGGGCAAAGACTTTACCCTTTTTGCCAAAATTGACGGTGTCGTGACCTTTGAACGAAAAGGTCGTGACAGAAAAAAAGTCAGTGTATATGACGCGTGA
- the obgE gene encoding GTPase ObgE, translating into MKFVDEAIVTIRSGSGGAGCVSFRRERFIEKGGPDGGDGGDGGDVILRVDPSKRTLYEYRRQKRLSAKNGASGLGRQKHGKNGSHCILTLPPGTIVFDAQTSQVIADLTDPDKEIVVAQGGMGGRGNKRFASSTNRVPRFAQPGIPGVEMKLRLELKLMADVGLVGLPNAGKSTLISAMSAARPKIADYPFTTLNPTIGMVEAPFGEPFAVADIPGLIEGAHEGVGLGIKFLKHIERTGILVHLIDSGDIDPENPLAQFQLINNELSMHSDTLANKTQVVVLNKLDLTGTKNRVEAFKDALPDQTIFTISAATGEGVKPLIKHLAQLLQALAPEDK; encoded by the coding sequence GTGAAATTTGTTGATGAGGCCATTGTTACGATCAGGTCCGGAAGCGGCGGTGCAGGGTGCGTCAGTTTCCGGCGTGAGCGTTTCATTGAAAAAGGTGGGCCTGACGGCGGAGACGGCGGCGATGGGGGGGATGTCATCCTTCGGGTGGATCCTTCCAAACGGACCCTGTATGAATATCGCCGCCAAAAACGCTTAAGTGCAAAAAACGGAGCCTCCGGCCTCGGGCGGCAGAAACATGGCAAAAACGGTAGCCATTGCATTCTGACACTTCCACCCGGTACCATTGTCTTTGATGCCCAAACTTCACAGGTTATTGCAGACCTTACCGATCCCGACAAAGAAATAGTTGTGGCCCAGGGCGGTATGGGCGGACGGGGCAATAAACGGTTTGCCTCATCCACCAACAGGGTACCCAGATTTGCCCAACCCGGAATCCCGGGCGTTGAGATGAAGCTTCGTTTGGAACTCAAACTCATGGCGGATGTAGGGCTTGTGGGCCTGCCCAACGCAGGCAAGTCCACCCTGATTTCGGCCATGTCCGCGGCCCGACCCAAAATCGCTGACTATCCCTTTACCACACTGAATCCCACCATTGGCATGGTGGAAGCGCCCTTTGGCGAACCCTTTGCCGTGGCTGACATTCCCGGATTGATAGAAGGTGCCCATGAAGGGGTGGGGCTTGGGATAAAATTTCTTAAACACATTGAACGTACCGGTATTCTGGTACATCTTATTGATTCCGGCGACATTGATCCGGAAAATCCGTTGGCACAGTTTCAGCTTATCAACAATGAACTGTCAATGCACAGCGATACCCTGGCAAACAAAACCCAAGTTGTAGTGCTCAATAAACTTGATCTCACGGGCACAAAAAACCGGGTTGAGGCCTTTAAAGACGCTTTGCCTGATCAAACTATTTTTACCATTTCCGCAGCTACGGGCGAAGGCGTTAAACCTTTGATCAAACACCTGGCTCAACTTCTTCAAGCATTAGCACCTGAAGACAAGTAA
- the nadD gene encoding nicotinate-nucleotide adenylyltransferase — translation MKAGLFGGTFNPIHNGHLGVIQYVKAQYAFDTIILYPSALPPHKPNLNLASARDRLTMVKSAVKDLKGFRVSDIELQRTGPSFTIDTISQFKTIFGSHTRFHLLLGSDAFFDTPSWKQAHKIFGALPVIVMQRGERTGMGPFASFIDEHVSKGYKLKNDNIFIHDRLFPIRICTVPRIDISSTQIRNRIKSGKSISGLVPEDVETFIRTKDLYK, via the coding sequence ATGAAGGCAGGACTTTTCGGCGGCACATTCAATCCGATCCACAACGGCCATTTAGGTGTTATCCAATATGTTAAGGCACAGTACGCCTTTGACACAATCATCCTTTACCCGTCTGCCCTGCCCCCCCACAAACCGAACCTGAACCTGGCCTCCGCCCGGGACCGACTTACCATGGTTAAAAGCGCCGTTAAAGATCTGAAAGGGTTTCGGGTGTCCGACATTGAACTGCAACGCACAGGTCCATCATTTACCATTGATACCATCTCCCAGTTCAAAACCATCTTTGGCAGCCACACCCGTTTTCATCTGCTGTTAGGTTCCGATGCTTTTTTTGACACACCCTCTTGGAAACAGGCCCATAAAATTTTTGGGGCACTGCCCGTGATCGTGATGCAACGCGGTGAAAGAACCGGCATGGGACCTTTTGCATCCTTTATTGACGAACACGTTTCAAAAGGCTACAAACTTAAAAACGATAATATTTTTATCCATGACCGGCTTTTTCCCATCCGCATCTGCACTGTTCCAAGGATTGATATTTCATCGACACAGATACGGAATCGAATCAAATCCGGCAAATCGATCTCAGGCCTTGTACCTGAAGATGTTGAGACTTTTATCAGAACAAAGGATTTATATAAATGA
- the rsfS gene encoding ribosome silencing factor, with the protein MIALEKEYIPYLAPIFDRKPKSVTALMVGKLTSYTDMVVIVEAGSSRQVTSLSEHIIKSLKGTKRKATGVEGVKEGQWALLDFGHLIIHVFESDAKAFYDLEGLWSDAEQVDLSEFNTQTPTDMEDDDGF; encoded by the coding sequence ATGATCGCCCTTGAAAAGGAATATATCCCCTATCTTGCCCCAATATTTGACCGGAAACCCAAAAGCGTAACCGCACTAATGGTTGGTAAACTCACCTCCTACACAGACATGGTGGTCATTGTAGAGGCTGGATCAAGCAGGCAGGTAACCTCCCTTTCCGAACATATTATAAAATCCCTTAAAGGCACAAAAAGAAAGGCAACCGGCGTAGAAGGCGTCAAGGAGGGCCAGTGGGCGCTTCTGGATTTCGGGCACCTGATCATCCATGTTTTCGAATCAGATGCCAAAGCGTTTTACGACCTTGAAGGACTGTGGAGCGATGCCGAACAGGTTGATCTGAGTGAATTTAATACCCAGACACCAACAGATATGGAGGATGACGATGGGTTCTGA
- the gpmI gene encoding 2,3-bisphosphoglycerate-independent phosphoglycerate mutase encodes MGSEQQPVNILMILDGWGISLSETGNAVAAANTPFLDTLLVDFPSTTLKCCGEAVGLPDGTMGNSEVGHMNIGAGRIVAQDFVRINTAIRDNNFSSTPALVSIMDKVKQAGKSLHLLGLLSDGGVHSHINHLFALIKMAKDKGITKLYIHPIMDGRDTSPTSGIDFLKQLDEKIHDLGTGKVATMTGRFWAMDRDTRWERVQKAFELYTQGKGVDASDQTPAQAIQAAYDRKETDEFIKPVYFCPGNEGNVEEGDGVIFFNFRADRAKEITRAFTEKNFNGFQRTANPAPINFVCMTQYDEHFDLPVAFGPQHLDKIFGQILSENEIPQLRIAETEKYAHVTYFFNGGDEAIFDGEERILIPSPRDVDTYDQKPEMSADKVADKACEQISSGKFQFVVLNFANMDMVGHTGIFDAAVKACETVDRCVKKVVEAIWETGGTAFITADHGNSEQMLAQDGSPYTAHTLNPVRFIVAAKRAPTITLMDGKLGDIAPTILQVLGIEQPLEMTGQCLIQGK; translated from the coding sequence ATGGGTTCTGAACAACAGCCGGTCAATATTTTGATGATTCTTGACGGATGGGGCATCAGTCTATCGGAAACAGGCAATGCCGTAGCTGCGGCCAATACACCGTTTTTGGACACGCTTCTGGTCGACTTTCCAAGCACAACGCTTAAATGTTGCGGTGAGGCCGTGGGCCTTCCTGACGGCACTATGGGCAACTCCGAGGTGGGGCATATGAACATCGGGGCCGGTAGAATCGTGGCCCAGGATTTTGTCCGGATCAACACGGCCATCCGGGATAATAATTTTTCCTCTACCCCGGCGCTCGTTTCAATCATGGACAAGGTCAAACAGGCCGGCAAAAGCCTTCATCTTTTGGGATTGCTTTCCGATGGCGGAGTCCACTCCCACATCAATCACCTGTTTGCTTTAATAAAAATGGCAAAGGATAAGGGCATTACAAAGCTTTATATCCACCCCATCATGGACGGCCGGGACACCTCTCCCACATCAGGTATTGATTTTCTAAAACAGCTTGACGAAAAAATCCATGACCTTGGCACAGGAAAGGTGGCCACCATGACAGGGCGCTTCTGGGCCATGGACAGGGACACGCGCTGGGAACGGGTACAAAAAGCCTTTGAACTTTATACCCAAGGCAAAGGTGTTGATGCTTCGGATCAGACTCCTGCCCAGGCCATCCAGGCCGCCTATGACAGGAAAGAAACCGATGAATTCATCAAACCGGTATACTTTTGTCCGGGTAATGAAGGAAATGTTGAAGAAGGGGACGGTGTCATTTTTTTTAACTTCCGGGCAGACCGGGCAAAAGAGATCACCCGGGCGTTCACGGAAAAAAACTTTAACGGATTTCAGCGCACGGCAAATCCTGCACCTATTAATTTTGTATGCATGACCCAGTATGACGAGCACTTTGACCTGCCGGTAGCCTTTGGCCCTCAACACCTGGACAAAATTTTCGGGCAGATCCTAAGCGAAAATGAAATCCCCCAACTTCGCATTGCAGAGACTGAAAAGTACGCCCATGTCACCTATTTTTTCAACGGTGGTGATGAGGCAATTTTTGACGGAGAAGAGCGCATACTCATCCCCTCTCCCCGGGATGTGGACACCTATGACCAGAAGCCTGAAATGAGTGCAGACAAAGTGGCGGACAAAGCTTGCGAGCAGATCAGTTCAGGCAAATTTCAATTTGTGGTGCTTAACTTTGCCAACATGGACATGGTGGGTCATACTGGTATATTTGATGCGGCGGTAAAGGCATGCGAAACCGTGGACAGGTGTGTAAAAAAAGTGGTGGAAGCCATCTGGGAAACTGGCGGCACTGCTTTTATCACGGCAGACCACGGCAACTCTGAACAGATGCTGGCCCAAGACGGGTCACCCTATACTGCCCATACCTTAAATCCGGTGAGGTTTATTGTTGCCGCCAAACGAGCTCCAACCATTACGCTGATGGACGGCAAACTTGGAGATATTGCGCCTACCATACTCCAAGTTCTTGGAATAGAGCAGCCTTTAGAAATGACAGGTCAATGTCTGATCCAGGGTAAATAG
- a CDS encoding type I restriction enzyme HsdR N-terminal domain-containing protein: MILDQVTDYITGKEIDNVGAEASRQIFEKFLVETKGYAKSDILVDVPLTVQFKGEDYPSVIDLIVSVEDRPFMAITCVAGSIGSYEREILAGARLLYDHIVPFAVSTDARDAIIKDACTGKTIGQGLDAIPNHTQAQALLKGIEATPLDPEKKSGEMIIYRSFNLEKINK; encoded by the coding sequence ATGATACTTGATCAAGTTACCGACTATATTACCGGCAAAGAGATAGACAATGTCGGCGCTGAGGCCAGCCGCCAGATTTTTGAAAAATTCCTGGTGGAAACCAAAGGATATGCCAAATCAGATATTCTTGTGGACGTCCCGTTAACCGTGCAGTTCAAGGGCGAAGACTATCCATCCGTGATTGATCTCATTGTAAGCGTGGAAGACCGCCCCTTTATGGCCATCACCTGTGTGGCAGGGTCCATTGGATCCTATGAAAGGGAAATCCTGGCCGGAGCCAGGCTGCTCTATGACCACATCGTTCCCTTTGCCGTATCTACTGATGCCAGAGATGCTATTATCAAAGATGCCTGCACAGGAAAAACCATCGGACAGGGACTTGATGCCATTCCAAATCATACCCAGGCCCAGGCGCTGCTAAAGGGAATTGAAGCCACGCCCCTTGATCCTGAGAAAAAAAGCGGTGAAATGATTATCTACAGATCTTTCAACCTGGAAAAAATCAACAAATAA
- a CDS encoding zinc ribbon domain-containing protein — MAFETREELLEKYIEMDKPHCPHCDKPMTLWEIPAINFSDGLGWQTPYLFVCFNDDCPSYKKGWEHMEKSMETTASYRCFCEPGADHFEYMPVFSPFGGTGSVLDDAALVAEQGKKELLKKTFSILTDYYISKDWDEILKICLDPNIPAKARLKAVEMVGELGDATAVEHLINHKFPTPVLQEGVKKSIEQLHERHFTRECPFCAEIIKKRATVCKHCGKDVPKA, encoded by the coding sequence ATGGCATTTGAAACCAGAGAAGAACTGCTTGAAAAATATATAGAAATGGACAAGCCTCATTGTCCCCATTGCGATAAACCCATGACCCTGTGGGAGATTCCGGCCATCAATTTTTCCGACGGCCTGGGCTGGCAGACCCCCTATCTGTTTGTCTGTTTTAACGATGACTGTCCTTCTTATAAGAAGGGATGGGAGCATATGGAAAAATCCATGGAGACCACCGCCTCCTACCGGTGCTTTTGCGAACCGGGCGCCGACCATTTTGAATACATGCCCGTGTTCAGTCCCTTCGGCGGCACCGGCTCTGTTCTGGATGATGCAGCCCTTGTGGCGGAACAAGGTAAAAAAGAGTTGCTGAAAAAGACCTTTTCCATTCTTACTGATTATTATATTTCCAAAGACTGGGATGAAATTTTAAAAATTTGCCTGGACCCCAATATTCCCGCCAAGGCGAGGCTGAAAGCGGTAGAAATGGTGGGAGAGTTAGGTGATGCCACGGCTGTGGAGCATCTGATCAATCATAAGTTCCCGACCCCGGTATTACAGGAAGGGGTTAAAAAATCCATTGAGCAGCTCCATGAACGCCATTTTACCAGGGAATGTCCCTTCTGTGCCGAGATTATTAAAAAGCGGGCCACTGTATGCAAACATTGTGGCAAGGATGTGCCAAAAGCATAA
- a CDS encoding pyruvate carboxylase subunit B — protein sequence MTDHNEVKMVEMDYSQARPKAKNPLKIQDLSLRDGQQSLFATRGRTEDMIPVAEQMDEIGFWAVEVWGGDSFHIMHRYLNEDPWQRLRTLKRYFKKTPISMLLRGQKLVGYRNYADDLAELFVKKTVENGLDIFRTFDALNDYRNFETVVPVMKESGAHFQGCICYTLTEPRLGKGVYNLDYYVKKAKALEDMGADSICIKDVAGLMAPYDAFELVKALKAEVTPPIHLHSHFTSGMSPMTHLKAVEAGVDIIDTCMTPYAYRTSHAALEPFVMSLMGTNRDTGFDIKALTRINETLEKEVIPKYKHLLDDTRVSLIDIDVLLNQTPDFMRANLIKQLREMDALDKIDEVYKELPRVRKELGQIPLVTPTSRIVGTQTVNNVLFDTKEERYKMITAQVKDLCYGLYGKTAAPIDAKLQKKALKGYERGEEPITCRPAEVLTPELEKAKKEIGDLAVDEEDLILCALFPVTGKKYLLQKYGKEQVPDTVKPITLEDVKKQEDMIKKAKAGKLIEPAVDLPEKSEFARTFNVFVDGECFEVGVDEMGGSPVISYASLAAAAPAAAPMAPPPPAVPAASVPNPAPSKPVAPGPKSKPKPAAAAGSGTPVLAPMPGMIVKYEKNVGDTVNAGDTVVVIEAMKMENILRATADGTITAINFKSGDSVAKDDVLATIE from the coding sequence ATGACCGATCACAATGAAGTTAAAATGGTTGAGATGGATTATTCCCAAGCGCGACCTAAGGCAAAAAATCCCCTGAAGATTCAGGATCTTTCCCTGCGGGACGGCCAGCAGTCATTGTTTGCCACCCGGGGCCGTACCGAGGATATGATCCCTGTGGCCGAGCAGATGGATGAAATCGGGTTCTGGGCTGTGGAAGTCTGGGGCGGGGACTCTTTTCACATCATGCACCGGTACCTTAATGAAGATCCATGGCAGCGGCTTCGCACCCTGAAACGGTATTTCAAGAAAACCCCAATTTCCATGCTGCTGCGCGGCCAGAAACTTGTGGGGTACCGTAACTATGCTGATGATCTGGCCGAACTTTTTGTTAAAAAAACCGTGGAAAACGGGCTGGATATTTTCAGAACCTTTGATGCGCTCAATGATTACAGAAATTTTGAAACCGTGGTACCCGTCATGAAAGAATCTGGTGCGCATTTCCAGGGCTGCATCTGTTATACCCTGACAGAGCCCCGCCTGGGCAAAGGGGTGTATAACCTGGACTATTATGTAAAAAAGGCCAAAGCCCTTGAGGATATGGGTGCCGATTCCATCTGCATCAAGGATGTGGCAGGGCTTATGGCTCCCTATGACGCCTTTGAGCTGGTAAAAGCGTTGAAGGCAGAGGTCACCCCTCCGATTCACCTGCATTCCCATTTTACTTCGGGCATGTCCCCCATGACCCATCTTAAGGCTGTAGAAGCAGGGGTTGACATCATTGATACCTGCATGACGCCCTATGCATACAGAACATCCCATGCCGCGCTTGAACCCTTTGTGATGAGTCTCATGGGAACCAACCGGGATACGGGATTTGATATTAAGGCCCTTACCCGGATCAATGAGACCCTGGAGAAAGAGGTGATACCCAAGTATAAACACCTGCTGGATGACACCAGGGTCTCCTTAATTGATATTGATGTGCTTCTGAACCAGACGCCGGACTTCATGCGTGCCAACCTGATTAAACAGCTTCGGGAAATGGATGCCCTGGATAAAATTGATGAGGTGTACAAAGAACTGCCCAGGGTTAGAAAAGAACTGGGCCAGATTCCGCTTGTGACACCCACCAGCCGGATTGTGGGTACCCAGACGGTGAACAATGTACTTTTTGATACCAAGGAAGAGCGCTATAAAATGATTACAGCCCAGGTCAAGGATTTGTGTTACGGCCTGTACGGCAAAACGGCGGCTCCCATTGATGCCAAATTGCAGAAAAAAGCGCTTAAGGGCTATGAAAGAGGTGAAGAACCTATTACCTGCCGTCCGGCTGAGGTTTTGACACCGGAACTTGAAAAAGCCAAAAAAGAGATCGGTGACCTAGCTGTGGATGAGGAGGATCTTATTCTCTGTGCCCTGTTCCCCGTCACCGGCAAAAAATACCTGCTGCAGAAATACGGCAAGGAACAGGTGCCTGACACGGTCAAACCCATTACCCTGGAAGATGTTAAAAAACAGGAAGATATGATTAAAAAGGCCAAGGCCGGTAAACTCATCGAACCGGCTGTGGATCTTCCTGAAAAAAGCGAATTTGCAAGAACCTTTAATGTATTTGTGGACGGTGAATGTTTTGAGGTGGGGGTCGATGAAATGGGCGGTTCCCCTGTGATCTCTTATGCTTCGCTTGCGGCTGCTGCGCCTGCAGCCGCCCCTATGGCACCACCACCCCCTGCAGTCCCGGCGGCATCGGTTCCGAACCCTGCACCATCAAAACCGGTCGCACCTGGACCAAAATCTAAACCCAAGCCTGCGGCGGCTGCAGGTTCCGGGACGCCTGTCTTGGCGCCCATGCCCGGCATGATTGTCAAGTACGAGAAAAATGTGGGGGATACGGTGAATGCAGGCGATACCGTTGTGGTGATCGAGGCCATGAAGATGGAAAATATACTTCGGGCAACAGCCGACGGAACGATCACCGCCATCAATTTCAAGTCAGGTGATTCCGTGGCCAAGGATGATGTGCTGGCAACCATAGAGTAA
- a CDS encoding acyl-CoA carboxylase subunit beta, producing MGVTSDKIQEFRLKEKKIKAMGGEKALTKRREKGVLNARQRLALLFDAGTFRELDMFVTHRCTNFGMENKEIPADGVITGHGKVDGRLIFAYAQDFTAAAGSLGEMQAQKICKVMDLGIKAGAPVIGMNDSGGARIQEGIDALSGYGEIFFRNSAASGVIPQISAIMGPTAGGAVYSPAMTDFIFMVKESSYMFITGPNVIKAVTGEVISSEALGGAMTHNEKSGVAQFACESDTDCIEQIKQLLSFLPSNNMEDPPVKPTDDSPHRMAPVLDTIIPDRSNQAYDIKQIIAAIVDDGYFFEPHQYFAQNIVICFARLNGRPIGIIANQPMIMAGCLDIDASDKATRFIRFCDAFNIPLLTIADVPGYLPGSHQEWGGVIRHGAKLLWCYSEATVPKLLLITRKDYGGSYIAMCSRHLGADMAFAWPTAEVAVMGAEGAANVIHAREIKNAEDPAATRKQKIDEYNTQFSNPYCAAARGYVDAVIVPSETRLRLIDALEAVADKREYRPAKKHGNIPV from the coding sequence ATGGGAGTCACTTCCGACAAAATTCAGGAATTTAGGCTAAAAGAGAAAAAGATTAAGGCCATGGGCGGTGAAAAAGCCCTGACTAAACGTCGTGAAAAGGGCGTTCTTAACGCCAGGCAGCGTCTCGCCCTACTGTTTGACGCCGGTACCTTCAGGGAACTGGACATGTTCGTGACCCACCGGTGCACTAATTTTGGTATGGAAAACAAGGAAATTCCCGCAGATGGTGTCATAACCGGTCACGGAAAGGTGGATGGTCGTCTGATCTTTGCTTATGCCCAGGATTTTACGGCCGCGGCTGGATCTTTAGGAGAAATGCAGGCTCAAAAAATCTGCAAGGTCATGGATCTGGGCATAAAAGCCGGTGCCCCTGTTATAGGGATGAACGATTCAGGTGGTGCAAGGATTCAAGAGGGCATTGACGCCTTGTCCGGTTACGGCGAAATTTTTTTTCGTAATTCCGCGGCTTCGGGTGTGATCCCGCAGATCTCGGCCATCATGGGCCCCACTGCAGGCGGGGCGGTTTATTCTCCGGCCATGACCGATTTTATTTTTATGGTCAAAGAATCCTCGTATATGTTCATCACCGGTCCCAATGTTATTAAGGCAGTCACCGGCGAGGTAATTTCCTCTGAGGCTCTTGGCGGTGCCATGACCCATAACGAAAAATCCGGGGTGGCCCAGTTCGCCTGTGAGTCTGATACAGACTGCATTGAACAAATTAAGCAGCTTTTATCCTTTCTGCCGTCCAACAACATGGAAGACCCACCGGTCAAACCCACGGACGATTCCCCGCATCGCATGGCTCCAGTCCTTGACACCATTATTCCGGACAGATCCAACCAGGCCTATGATATCAAACAGATTATTGCCGCCATCGTCGATGACGGCTATTTTTTCGAACCCCACCAATATTTTGCCCAAAACATTGTGATCTGTTTTGCCCGGCTCAACGGCCGTCCTATTGGCATCATTGCCAATCAGCCCATGATTATGGCTGGTTGCCTGGACATTGATGCATCTGACAAGGCCACTCGGTTTATCCGGTTTTGTGACGCCTTTAACATCCCTTTGCTTACCATTGCCGATGTGCCAGGTTACCTACCTGGTTCCCACCAGGAGTGGGGCGGGGTCATTCGGCACGGGGCAAAACTGTTGTGGTGCTACTCCGAGGCCACTGTGCCCAAGCTTTTGCTGATCACAAGAAAGGACTACGGTGGATCCTATATAGCCATGTGTTCCAGACATCTTGGTGCGGACATGGCCTTTGCCTGGCCTACGGCCGAAGTTGCAGTCATGGGGGCTGAAGGGGCGGCAAACGTCATTCATGCAAGGGAGATTAAAAATGCCGAAGACCCGGCAGCCACACGCAAGCAGAAAATAGACGAATACAATACACAGTTTTCCAATCCCTATTGTGCCGCAGCAAGGGGGTACGTGGATGCGGTGATCGTGCCGAGTGAAACCCGGCTAAGGCTCATTGATGCCCTTGAGGCAGTGGCTGACAAACGGGAATATCGACCGGCCAAGAAACACGGAAATATACCGGTTTAA